The following is a genomic window from Procambarus clarkii isolate CNS0578487 chromosome 75, FALCON_Pclarkii_2.0, whole genome shotgun sequence.
TTATCACTGCTAACACCTTCGTATATGAAGGTGTATATAATGTACAGGAGCTTTGAAAATGATTGCGATTCATCTAGTGGTACATAATAGTGTACTACTTACCGTTTTATGAGAAAGCATAATACATCAGGGATACAAAGTCCATGAAGAAAAACTGATTTACTTTGAGGATCATCCTTCAGGAGCTTTACACGTTATTATTCATTAATGTTCTAAGACCTGAAATAAGAAACACTAAAGAAAACGTATTTCAAAGACATCTAGAATTATCTGAACATTAAAATTAGTTAACACTAACAGCAGTATAAACTACTGTATCTGGAAATGGCATGACTATTGCTGTATAGTACTTTGAAAGAAAAATCAGGCTCTTGCATTCCCCATAGTAACTTTTGTTCCTGATAACACTAAATGATCACAAGACAGTTAATCAAAAGGACACATGAAAGGACACTGCTCCTCCCGTCttcaacacaaacaccaccatcctTCGCTACTGTGCACTGCTGAGGGGGTAGCAGCTGGAGTGATTTGTTTATCGGTGCATCTATAGTACAGGGCTACTGTTACCACAGTGCAAAACTTAAAAGTTCAATTCCGTGATAACCACTCGCTCGCCAAgactaaaatactgaagaaaATCTCCAATACTGCCAATATTCACCATCCAAGAAGGCAAAGGCAGTGTTAAACAATACAGTACTACTATTCTCCAGCGACAAGGACCTCTACAAACCATTCTCCACACCAACTCAGACCGCCCTGCTTGCTGCCAACCTTGCACTCGCTCTACTACTGCACTACCTGGCAGATAGGACCATATTTGCCAGACGCATCAGCTCATGGATTACCATCCAAAAAAACGGTGGAATCGTCACCAACATCAACTCTCAGAACCTAGCACTGACTGCAGTCGCAGCTAAACTCATTGCCAGCGGTTTCTGCCACTGAAAATGGCCTTACATGCTATAGAATTCCAATGGCACCCACCTTCATGAAGAAAAGGTACACAGAGCTGAGGTAGTGCTTTAAGTGTTACCAGTGTATGCACTTCAAGAAATGCACATAGCAATAGGGAAATGCAGTATTTACACATGTTGAGCTGTACAGCCAACCACCAATGCTGCCTACTTTGCAATGGCAAGAAAACTGCCCTGTCACCTGATTGCCTCTACAGACAGGAGGAACTTAAAATGGTGGCGAGTGCAGCCTCCAATGCTCCACGCCTGGCCAACTGGCAATCAGAAGCATTCCCTGCCCTGTCCGGCAGTACACTTCGAGCAGCTACCTCACCACCGTCTGGCCCCTGGGCAGTGGTTGTGACCCACAACCAACCAACTTTACTACCACCAGCGACGtctgcagccaccaccaccatcaccttgcTTTATGCACTTCTCCACCTTGCCGACAAAATGACTGGCAAAGACATCAGCCTTTACATCATGCCATAAACAGGCTGGTCACTGCAAATTGGCAACCGACCTGATGACCTCCTTCCCACTCTGGCAACAGCACCTGCAGCCTCACCCACAGTGTCCCATGTTCCTGCAACAGGTCCTTCATCACTGACCCCTAGTAATTCATCCCACTGCAAGACTGCCCACTCCAACAACTGAGGAACCTACCTACAGCTGATCCTGCAACTGAGCCAGCAACCCTGCCAATATCTAATCAGGAAGAGTCCTACTCTACAATCAACTCTGATGCCTCGGTGGACGTCACCAGCACACATCCACAACTGCTGACATGACAGCCATACACTCCACACCTCGTTCAGACTACATCAAGGCCACCCCCCATCAACTTCATATGGACATGAGATGGCTGGTGGATGGAAATAATAATGGACGCAACTAAGTGCAATTATACTTTGGTGCTAAAGGACAAGATGTCCAGAGATTACAACAAGAGTTACAGGGAAGACAAGAAACTGGGTCTACCCCTTAAGTGGTATGTCGAAGCAGAGACAATTCACTGGTTGCGACACTACTGTACTATACCAAGAAATCTTCAACCCTATGTGCTACAAATGTTACCCAAACAGTAACCTCTCCAGTAACCAGCCAAATAGATGCAGGAcaaagacagaagaaaatgtaataATCAGGCACCCGACACCACCAAGAAGGAAGCTGGCTAACACAGCAAAGCAGAACCTCCTGTGTGACATCTGCCGCAAGACGTCATGTAACCTTCAAATGCCTACCTATTATCGTCAGCAAGCTCTAATCCATGGTGACTGGGCCACCACCCTAACTTTTCCCCTCCACCTCACATCCCATTCAGTGCATCCTCATCCATTCTTCCATTCCCTTCTTACCAGCTCTATGGTCATTGGATTCAACAGACTCGACACTAAATACTGAACCCTTTTCATATCTTTTATTACAACAGGTATACACAGTCAGTGACccaaatgaataaatataaactATCGTTATCAGTTTTCAGTTAAGCCTGGTATTTCAAGATAATTATCAAGATTCAGTTCTAAATCCTAACATTTATATAACATTATTTGCTTATCTAAAAGTTTCTAGTATCGCTGCCTTTTAGAGATCCTGCAATTCATTTAAGTGAATATTCCTGCAATTCACTATCTGCTCCAATGTATGATTCAAGCTTGTAATGATCACTTGGATTTAAGAATGAATTTCTTATGACGAAACAATTATAACTTTGTTGAACAtttgaaaaatttaaattatACAGTACTGTCAAATATTCCTGCATAATTTCTCATTACAGTACATATAATTTTCTTATACTTAACATTCATGAAATTGGCAGATGCAGATAAAAATGTAAACTTTGTTAATATGACAAGACAGTAATGGTTATCAAGACCTGAgtaacaaaccaaatgcaagcatGTGCTGTATTGCAGACTTAAAAATTACATTTTCTGATTGCTAACTTACGGAATGTATGGAGACCAACTATATTCATTCATTGATATCCAACCCTGCTGGTTATTTGATATCACAGCTCTGACAATGCTTTGGACTCTCCGATGAAACATACAAATAAACTGCAGTTAAGTATGATTGTAGAATTGCTTATCTGCACATGGCTGCTGATTCTACCAAGTTTAGACCCAGACATGAGTAAGAAGCCGTCTGATGTGCAGAGAACATTTTCAGAAATATATTAGTAGGTGACTATTTACATGCAAGTGATATAACAACTGTTATTAGGGCACAAAAGAAGAGTGAACACACTGGCCTAAGGATCAAACAATAACAATTAAAGGTCTAAAGTGAGCCCTGATATTTAAGACGAGGCAGACAAGAGCAAAAATAAAAAATCTTTCTTATTACAGAAGTTCAGTGAAAACAAAAAGCAAACCAACGAGACAAAACTGAAGATGCAAGAATTTTTAGGAAACAATGTTCACGCCATCGCTACATTGAGCTAATTAAAGGTTTGGACCCAGTGCAAGCCTCAGATCCGAGGCTGATTCTGCACTTTTTATCATCTTTATCAAGATTCCCATCTTTTTATCATAAGAATTGCATGGCAATTCTTATGATAAAATATACAAGAAATATACCTAGTTATACAATTCTTTGTTCttaattgtttcatttgttaAGTGTGCTAATGTGTGTTCTACAGTTACATTCTCATTAGTCACAATGGTAACCCAACCATAAAACCTTTTAGGATGGAATATTAAAAGCAATGACTAAAAATAAATTACAAACATATGATCTCACCAACATAACTGGCTATAAACATTTCCAGAAAAGTAGAAAATATTTCTATACTGTATACTTAATATAAAACTGAACATTATGACTGAGCAATTTTATGGAATATAAGTGATTTGATTTGTAATCTAAAATGCACACATGGAGAGCATTTTTAGTCTAGTTATTCTAAACATTTTTTAAACCACAGAAAGCACTTGCAAGGAAAATATTTCAGTTTCCTTTCAAATAACCATGTTGAAAAGAAAAGTTTAGTTGAAACTTGCTGGGAAATTCATAGTTTATATTTCAAAATCACAAGCACCTGTTTCAATCACTAGAAAAAATGCACTACAATCATGGGAGCTAGTTGTATTGGTTTTGGAATAGAATTAATGCATTCATTCAAATTTCTTAGTAACTTTatttttactattttaaaaaccaCTATTACTATTTAAAAAACACTATTTTATATTTTCTCCATTCTTCCCATATAAATTTTCAAGAGCTTCCTTAAATTCAGTAAATTTCTGATCTAGATATGGTTCCATCATGTCTATTAATTTCTCTACAAAATCATCAATATTCCTAGCATTCTCAGCATAATCAACATTTGTGGGTTTAGGTAAAATTTTGTCAACTTCTAATAAACGGGTATCATCATAAACATAACTGTTAAAAAGGTTTGATAAATGCATCTCTTTTGTTTTCAGCCAAAACTGATACCTTCTAGCATCATGTGACACTCCTGATGCTCTGACATCTATATCTATAATGTCTTTATCTTCCGAATAACTGTCACCTCGAAGATATCTGAAATACAAGAAAAAGCATAGCGACAATTACTTGCATTACAATGGGGCCTCCACTTacaatgctaatccgttcccagagacgtatcgtaagtcgaagcgatttttcccataagaattaAAGGGAatttaattaatccgttccccaccctccaaaatattaacatacaaatatattttatactgaatacaatgtttttttttctaaCAGTACAGTACCAAAgtgtctcttacctttatggagggctcttgatggtgtatggaagatggtgatgaaggggggaggaggagagttgttgctgttaggaaggggagttcccttccattatcacatcaggcagtgatgttttctccggggtactctctctcctacgttttgcctgaataccactaggacctagttgtggttcagtgcttgtttgtctcactacaaatttgtcaagagacatttgtttttccattcattttaacatttgtctgtaatgatgcatcacagtgtcattgaatagg
Proteins encoded in this region:
- the LOC123750732 gene encoding uncharacterized protein: MADKLSTKIKGLFESDNTKVQQNQRGVPTDKKELFAWRNTKKFIYLPPRGQEAFFKYLRGDSYSEDKDIIDIDVRASGVSHDARRYQFWLKTKEMHLSNLFNSYVYDDTRLLEVDKILPKPTNVDYAENARNIDDFVEKLIDMMEPYLDQKFTEFKEALENLYGKNGENIK